The sequence ACATGGCTTTCTGCCCAACTCCCACTAGGCAGGCTTAACACAAAACCTCCTTTGTGCTTAACACAAAACCTCCTTTGATCTTTGGGGGTGCTTTAGGCAAACACCTGTTAAGTGTTGGCTCAGTAGGCCTAGACCTTGCGCCTCCATGGCCTGGAGGCCTTGCAGGGACTGGGCCCCCATCCCTTAGGCACAGAATCATCATCCAGAGGACCGACACATCCATGCTTCTTCCTATCTGGGCTTTCTGCATCCTTTCAGAAgtggaaacattatgctaaatgctGGGGTCCTGTCTGAGGAAGAAAGTCCTGCTACCTCCTCCTTCTGATGATAGGATGATGGGTAATCCTGGATCTCCTTAGGAACCAGGGGCATCCCAACTGTCCCTCACAACATGTCATAAAGAAGTCATTTCACTTCTTGCCCTTTCTTTAGCTCTTGGCTCCTCTGTGGTAGGTTGGAAGCAGAATGCAAAAGTGCCACCCTCTGAGGGATATCAGGTGGCCAAAGCAGAGGTCCCTCCCATCTGTTCAGGGCAGCCTCTTTGTCTTCCTGCTTCCCAGTCCACTCCTCCCACTCATATAGACTCCCTGGTCCCTTACCTCACTGAGCACTAGGAAGCCACCCCTGCCCTGTTTCTCTATCTGCAGCCCCATGCTCTTGCTCAGGCTGCATGAATTTAGAGCTTTCTCTGTGATCTCTCCTGCTGGTGCAATGTTCCAAGAGCACCTGCTGCATAGATATCAGTAGGCTTTGACCACCTTTCCCTGCCCACCTACACTCTCACACTGCCACCAACTGCTTGGGCCCTAATAGTAACTTTCAGAATCTCTCTCCACACCCAGCTTTCTGGCTTTGGTTCTCCATACCATTCCCCTACCCATAGCCATGGTCCCTTCCTAGCTCCTCACTTGTCCCTCGGGGTCTGTGCCCACACTCCGCTATATGTGGAggaattatttcttcttctaatCCATGATATCCTCCATCACTAACTCTACTTCTGTTTACCACCAGAAAAATGTCTGCTTTTAGTAAAAGCCAGCTCCTTGACTTGGGTGCTTGCCCCCCACTTCTTCACTTCCACACAACAACGTTCTTCCAGAAATTCTCCCCTTGCTGTCTTGCTTATCCCTCTTGACTGGATCTTTTCTATCATCATCCAGCCATCCAACAGACTACAtctcctgtcttaaaaaaaaaaaaaaaaaaaaaaaaaaaaaaaactcattctgGATCCCACTCTCCCCTTCTGCACCTCTATGAAACAAAAGCCCTTGAAAGAGTTGATTTCGCTTGCTGTCACCAACTGCTCTTCTTCCATTATCTCTTGAATCCACTCCAGTCGTGTCCATTCCTCCATTACTCACCTGAGGCTATTCTCAGGGTCATTAGTGATCTCTATATTGCTAAATCTAATGGTCAACTATAAGTCCTCATATTAATTGACTGATTGGCAACTTGTCATTTCATTGGTCACCTTCTCCTTGAAACACTTTTGTTTCTTGGCTTCCAGTATGCCGCTCTTCTAGCTTTCCTTCTGTCTTGCTGGCTGCTGTGTCTCAGTCTCCTCTGCCTACCggttcttcctcctcttctcaaTCTTTTAACATTAAAGAGTCCCAAAGACCAGTCCTTAGATCTCTTTCATTTAAGCAACATACATTCATCTCAAACAATACAAATGTGAACTCCTGACTCCCCTTCTCCCACCATCACCCAGTAACACCAAACCTACTCCAATGTCAGTATTTCCCACATCAATTAATGGCAACTTCGTCCTGCCAGTTGTTCAGGGCAAAAACTTTGGTGCCATCcttgacattttttttctctaattgtcCACATCCAATCTATCAGTAAATCCTATTGTCTACCTTCAAAATGAACCCAGCGTCTAAATGCCTGTAATCTCCTCTGCTGCTGTAATTACTGAAGTAACCTTAAAACTAAATCTCCCTGCTTCTACTCTAATCTATACCCCCAATGCTCTATTTTTAGCACCATGACCTAAGTGATCCTTTTAGGATATAAATCAGATCTAAGCAGACCCCCTAATAGCTCCCCAATTTACTCAAAGTAAGAGCTAGCTTCCTTGCTGGCTTCCTACTAGGCCTTATACCATGTGGCCCCTTACCACTCTGGAGTCATCCTCTACCACTTTCTCCCTTTATTCCTTTATTACTCTGCTTTAGGTTcactggcttccttgttccttCTGACAGACTGGGCAATCGCCAACCTCCAGGCATCTGCATTAGCTATAATTTCTGGCCGGAATGCTCTTCCTCATTTACCCACGTGGCTTACTCTCTTATCACCCTCAAGTCCTTGCTGACATGTTAATTTCCTAGTGAGACCTGCCCTGAGCTCCTTATTTAAAACTATACCCCCATTCAAGTCTTCTCTAATCCCATTACCCTGATTTTTTACATATATCTGGTCACCTtctatatactatgtttttaatttatacttcttttctcttcctcccagGCATGCTCCCATCGTAAGCTCCTTGAGAgagcagatttttttcccctcttatgTTCACTGCTGTATTGCCGGTGCCTAtaaaagtgcctggcatataataggtgctcaatatttattgaaggaatgaagaatgggtgaatgaatgccATTCATTCTCCAGCTTGGCAACCTCATTCTGATCCCTTAAACATTTtactgtgtgtttttaaaaattattatacaggGGTTTCTCCAGTGAGTCACTATTCTCTGACATGGCATGCTGTTGTTTGACACCATGCCTCTGTTCGTGTTGTTCTCTCAGGCTGGGGAAGCCTCTCTACTCCCTACCTCCTTCCCAACTAATGCCTGCTCATCCTTTGGAACTCAACCTACATATCATCTCTTCTAGGAAACTTTCCATGAACATCCCCCAAAACTAGATTAAGTGCCCTCCTATGTACTTTCATCTTATTGCTTCTAATGACTTTTTATATGACTGTCTATCCCAGAGTTCATGAGCTTTATGAGACAAGGCCTGTGTATTGTTCACTGTTGACTctgtagtgcctggcacagtgcccGACACACAGCAAGTACTTGAATATTTGAATTATTGAATGCAAGACTCAGCccaaagttgtttttattttgaccCTTTTGGGGATCTCTTCATCAACTAGTCTTCATTCTAGGTAGCATTCATTCCTTGCAAATGAAAGGCAATGGAGGTTGGAACAGGCAACAGGACTAGAGTGGGCTCTCAGGTGGGTTACCCTTAAAGATCTCAATAACAACAGGGAAAAGACAGGGAGATTCTATCATCTGGTTTTGACATCTGTCATATTAGCTGTGTGCTTCTGATAAATGTTCCTAAAGGAAGGCGCACCATGACACTCTAAAGGACCTTCCCTGCAGGTTGTGAGCATATACTGTATAGAAGTCATCAATGAATTTTGCCTGTGGGCCAAAAATGCATTAGATTCCTGGCCACTGTTTCTTATACTATCGTCATGTCCACGTTGATCCTCTGAACCCAACACACCATGGGACAATAGAATTCAAGCCTGACCTTCACCTTCAATGCACCTAAAACAAGGGCCTTTCTTCTCTGTTCAAGTCCCTTTATCCACATTCTACGGTGGGACTGGGAGGAGTCATGTGGAATGCGGACCCAtctgaaataaaatgtgatttaagCTTCTATACCACGTAAGAAATACTTTTTAGGTCCTTTACTCTTTCTCTGACTATCATATACTACACTGAAAATGAGGAGGCACAAACAGGTGGCTCGTTGCTTAAAGGTACAAAGTATATTTGGAGAATGCCCTGCTTCACCTGCATGTTAATGGAAATGGCAATGAAAGCCTTTTTCAGGGGGATGCAGAGGTTCAGGAACCTATGAACTCCTTTTTCTTGTAATGGGTATTCTTGCATAAACCAGTGCCTTCTGCTGAGGTGAGTTGAGACCTGGGATAGATTTCCTGGTTGAGTGGCACAAGTCATTTGAGGACAGAGTTTGGAACATTTGTAGGAGTGGCACAGGACCCAGGATTGGCTCGACTGAAGGGAGTGTTGCTAGAGCAGATTATTTAGGCACTGGGGGGCATCAGAGAAGATCAGGCCTTCCTCAGTAGAAGGAGGCTGAGCCTCAGGGTCCTCTGTTGTCTTCTCTGTTGTAGCTCCCCACACATGATATTTGGTGACAGTTGGACTCTTCTCAACATTTTTTGTCCTGTCTTGGGTCACTGTCTCAGCCTTAGAAAGGAGAATAGATTCCTCATGCCTTCGATCTTTCATTTCAGGGTTCATCCAGTGCAGAAACAGCTTCATCTTGTTATCCAAGCCAACTTCTGGAGCTTCTGGAAGGATGATGCTCTTGTGAGTATGGACTCCTCTTACCAGACCCTGCAACTCTTATTCCTAGAAAGTGTGACCCTGCAAATTTTGACCCTGCAAATGTTGCCCTGTAAAACATGGCCCTGAACCATTTGACCCTGAAAACTTtgaatctgaaaaaaatttaCCCCTTCAAATACTGTACTTGCAAAATTTCGGCCCAGCAATTAATGGCCCAGTAAATTGGCCCTTTAAGCTCTGGGCACTCCAGGTTTGGCATTCTCAGAAATCCTTGTTTGGATGAGGTTATTCAGCTTACTCTAACAGCTTTGCAAATTATTCTTATCTGGTCTTTTGCCCCAAGTAATCCTGGAGGATGCTCTTGGAACTCAAGGTTAGGGAGAAGCTGGTGAAGGAGCAATAGCCAGTACTGAGAGGATGGAAATGGGACTCCGCAGATCCAGACAGATCCTTGCTAGTCCCTGCTCAAGGCAACCATCTTAGCTAGACTAAAGTTTTACATGAGAAAGATCCTGGAGATATATTTGGCAAATTGTGAGCTCTGGAGTTCTGCTTAGATGTGCCCCGTTCGCCCCTGAATCTCGGCAGAAAGGGTGCTCTCTCTGGCTGGGGAGAGCTCCAATGCTGTCCAGATACCCCCTTCTCTGTGATTCCCAGCTGCTTTGAACATCATTGAATGTCACTgggttgtctgttttctctgccaAAGTAGGGACTTGTCCTTACTTTTGCAGAGACCTGGTCTAAGAGGTTCAGGGCCCTCCAGGCTGGGTTGttgactccagcctccagctgaaCAGAAAGTACCTGGGCCTCTGTCATGCCTCCACTGGGTGTGAGATCCCAGAATCCCAGTAGGCATGGGGTACTGCTCAGGAACTTGATCACCTGTAGCTCTGCTGCACTGTCTTTGGTTCAACTGCAAGCTGTTCTTTCAGGCCAACCCATTCTGGATCTGGGGCACATGGGATGCCTGGTGGGATATGGAGTTTCTGGAGCAATGTTTTCCCTTGGTTTAGCAACCTTTAGACTCCTAAAGGATCCCTGAGTGGAGATTTTTTGGGATGGTCAAAATTTGTTCCCTGAATTCCCTTGTCTTTATGGGACTTCCCAAATGTATCTTGaggaatttatttttcaggtAAAAATTTAGTTTGGCCAAGATGGGTGCCTTGAGTGATTAGGGCCTGTGAGGATCTGTCTGCCTCTCTAGCAGTACCATCTCCATCAGCTTGTATTTTAGCCCAGAACACTTGTACATTATCTACACAAGCCTCATTGGTGTTTTGAAAGCATGGCCCAGGACTTACACATTGCTGTTTGGATGAGACTGAGTCAGAGGCTCTGATGGGCTCAATCTGTGATTGTGGATTCATGAGTGAGTGCCTGGGCCACAGCCCTGGAAAGAGCCACATAATAGAGAGCAGGCAGCCCTGACAGAAAGGCCAAAACTTGTCTCAAGTTTCTCAGTGGCTTCCTGGTACAGGGTCTGAGCAGCTCAGGATCATCAGTAACAGCATCTGGTAAGGCCTGTTGCTGCTGGTCAAGGGCTGTCAATATTCAGAGTGTCCCTTCCTGATCTGTGTAGGGGCTGATATGTGTCACTTCCAGGTCCAGGTGTTTGCTTTTCAGAGGACAGGGGCACCAAGTTGCTGCCCAGGCCCTTGGAATACTGCAAGGTGTATTCCAGTGACTTGTAGTCCCAACAATGGCAGATGTGGGCAGGGACAATGCCCTAGCAGATCTTCCCATATTTGTAATCTATGTGGCTCTGCAACATGACCTTGGCCTGAGGAAACAATTGCAGACTGGCCCTCCTGCTACAGTGGATTAGAGCAGGCCACTATTCCCACTGCCCTCTGGTGCTGCATGTTGGGAAGACCCACATAGGTCAGGGTTGTGCTGCTCCAGGGCAGGGATTATTGGTCATCAGGTCACAGGAGGAACTGGATAGACTGCTGGATCTTTTGAATCAGGTCCCAGCAATGGCAAATCAACCCTCTGTTTCAGTTGCTCCTGGAGGTAGAATTCCAGCAGCCTCTCGGCATGGTCTAGGAGAATGCTACCTCCCTCTTGAGGACTAAAATGGACTTCACCAATCAAAGAGGGTCCTGGATCTAGTGGGAAAGGCTGCAACATGTCTCAGGGCTTACATTATATGATTTCCTGGATCTACAGAGATTTCTGGACAACAGCTGGCAAACTCCACTGAAGCTGGAGCTGCCTCTACAGCAGGTGCCACTCCAAGGCTTTCACTTAGCCTAAGTCAGATACAGGACATTGATCTGGGTTTGTCCATGGTCAGATGGAGAATGTGGGGGAAAAGATGGGGAAGGACGGGGGATTTTAATTAGTACGGAGGTGAAGGAGAAATCATTGAAGAGAAAAGGCCAAGGGCTCCCCTGTTTTGGAGATCTCTAAAGTCAGACCAGGGATCTCTAAAGGCAGACAGTAATATGCAGAAAAGAGAAACCACAGTAAGGTAGCTACAGGTGTGGTACACTGAGGCCTCAGTGCATCCCCCAGGCAATGGACAGAGGCCACTTAGAAGCTGAAAGAGGGGAGAGGGTGGAGCTAGAGCCATGGGGGTTGGGATTTGTTCACAGTAATTTTTCTGCTCTGAGTCCATGGTGGATCCTTCAAAAACCCTGAAAGTTTAGGTGGACCAGCTAACCTTCCATGAAACCCAGAGTCAAGGAGATGGAAGCTCATCTGTTCAACAGAAGCCTTAGAGATAGCGTTCAGGGTGAAAGAAATGGCTGTCTGTTTTCTATCCTTTGGAAAATTAGAAGTGGTGTGGTATAAGCTGCCACAGGAACTCTTCCACAGATCTTGGGAGACCTCAAATGTGGGAATATGTGAAacaatatccttttctttttttcttttttcttttttctttttttttttttttgaggcggaatctcgctctgtcacccaggctggagtgtagtggcacgatctcgactcactgcaagctctgcctcccgggttcacgccattctcctgcctcagcctcccgagtagctgtgactacaggcgcccacctccacgcccggctaatttctttttgtatatttagtagagatggggtttcactgtgttagcgagaatggtctcaatctcctgacctcgtgatctgcccacctcggccacccaaagtgctggcattacaggcatgagccaccgtgcccggccaacgaTATCCTTGTACTTGGAGATTCCTCAGGACTTTTTGGACATTGCAATAGCAGTTGAAAGGAATGTAGGGTCATAGGGTGTTGTTTTAGGTTTGGGAGCTCTGGGttcagggaaagaaagggaatctAGTATTCAAGGGCTGCTGACCTTGGTTCTCCAGGACAAATTTGgagttgtttttcttcctctcctgctgGCTCAGAGGAATTCCAGGCTTCTCAAAGTTTGAAGACAGAGATCCCATGACCTGGGACACAACTGGGACTTGCGATCTCTGTCCTCGCTGAAAGTGATCAGCCCAGGAATCTTGGACGCTGTCTGCACCAGCTGACTGGGCAGCTGACTGGGTTAAAGATTTCTGATCCATTAATTGTGACAGTGTTGGAGTTACAGATGCCAGTGAAAGCTCTTTGGATTTCTGGGAACCCGGATCCTGACTATGCTCAAAAGACACATTAGACGTAGACAAAGCCTCTAGGCCAGAGGAGCCCTGTGATGGCCCCTGTGAAGTCAGGGAGATCTGGTTGTTCTCACCCGCCAGCAATTGCTGAATCTCCAGAGCCATAACATTGCAAATTTGGCAGCAGGGATCTGCACACAGAATTCGCCGCACACTTCCTTCCTGAGGAAGCCAGCCCTGGCTGGGAAGAGAAACATGACAAACATTAATGATGGAGTGACCTCTGCCTTCTTGGAAAAGTGTGGGCCGGGGTTGGCATTGTCCTTTCCCAGTCCTGAAAATCCTGGGGCCTACACTCTCTTGTTGTCtacctctctgcttttctttctaagaaaatgcCATTTggaggccggacacagtggcttacgcctgtaatcctagcactttgagaggctgaggtgggtggatcacctgaggtcaggagttcaagatcagcctggtcagcatggtgaaaccccatctctactaaaaatacaaaaattagcgaggcatggtggcactaCTACTACTAGTAGCAGGTGgctccctgctactcgggaggcagaggtaggagaatcgcttgaacccaggagacagagcttgcagtgagctgagattgtgccattgtac is a genomic window of Chlorocebus sabaeus isolate Y175 chromosome 12, mChlSab1.0.hap1, whole genome shotgun sequence containing:
- the SPATA31F3 gene encoding protein SPATA31F3 isoform X1, with the protein product MLSPTFVLWDVGYPLYTYGSICIIALIIWQVKKSHQKLRLGPNRSCCRCHRRVQQKSGDRTSRARRTSQEEAKKLGKLLFLMKSQGWLPQEGSVRRILCADPCCQICNVMALEIQQLLAGENNQISLTSQGPSQGSSGLEALSTSNVSFEHSQDPGSQKSKELSLASVTPTLSQLMDQKSLTQSAAQSAGADSVQDSWADHFQRGQRSQVPVVSQVMGSLSSNFEKPGIPLSQQERKKNNSKFVLENQEAPEVGLDNKMKLFLHWMNPEMKDRRHEESILLSKAETVTQDRTKNVEKSPTVTKYHVWGATTEKTTEDPEAQPPSTEEGLIFSDAPQCLNNLL
- the SPATA31F3 gene encoding protein SPATA31F3 isoform X2 — its product is MLSPTFVLWDVGYPLYTYGSICIIALIIWQVKKSHQKLRLGPNRSCCRCHRRVQQKSGDRTSRARRTSQEEAKKLGKLLFLMKSQGWLPQEGSVRRILCADPCCQICNVMALEIQQLLAEAPEVGLDNKMKLFLHWMNPEMKDRRHEESILLSKAETVTQDRTKNVEKSPTVTKYHVWGATTEKTTEDPEAQPPSTEEGLIFSDAPQCLNNLL